The following are encoded together in the Burkholderiaceae bacterium DAT-1 genome:
- a CDS encoding CbiX/SirB N-terminal domain-containing protein: MKKGIILFAHGARDPLWALPLEALKAAVASRTDAPVELAYLELMQPTLADSVARLIGQHCSAIEIVPCFIARGAHLKRDLPAQVAELMAQHSGLSITMSDALGEVDAIQQAMADWIVSRPQTSA; encoded by the coding sequence ATGAAAAAAGGCATCATTCTGTTTGCCCATGGCGCCCGAGATCCGCTCTGGGCATTACCACTGGAAGCACTCAAAGCAGCCGTCGCAAGCCGCACGGACGCACCGGTCGAACTCGCCTATCTCGAATTGATGCAACCTACACTGGCTGACAGTGTGGCACGTCTAATCGGACAACACTGCTCTGCCATTGAGATTGTGCCCTGTTTTATTGCACGCGGCGCACATCTCAAGCGAGATTTACCGGCACAGGTAGCCGAACTGATGGCGCAACATTCAGGGCTGTCGATCACCATGAGCGATGCACTCGGTGAAGTGGATGCCATTCAGCAGGCCATGGCTGACTGGATCGTCAGCCGCCCTCAGACATCAGCCTGA
- a CDS encoding LysR family transcriptional regulator, translating into MEIYQLRTFVTVAQQGHLTQAAEILHLSQPAVTAQIKALEEETGVALFSRTPSGVTLTEAGQMLLGDAERIIEVSRDMLNHARSLKGQLSGKLRVGTILTPEVLRMGQWLRALKSDYPLLQIATSQGVSGAVLNAVRKHEVDAGFFIGRNPYQNVHTTPLSEERLIVVGPKEWAQRLDGCDWRELGRQPWVGASQFSMLSKVHAEIWREHNITPKKVFDIDQEQAMLACVEAGLGLCALREDLVRPSIEAGRTFAWGDSGASVWLSFIYQADSEGDLLVMALKRTLQRVWGLSDQADV; encoded by the coding sequence GTGGAAATCTACCAGTTGCGAACCTTCGTAACGGTGGCTCAGCAGGGGCACCTGACTCAGGCAGCCGAAATCCTGCACCTTAGCCAGCCTGCAGTGACAGCACAGATCAAGGCGCTGGAAGAAGAGACAGGCGTGGCCTTGTTTTCCCGCACACCCAGCGGCGTAACGCTGACCGAGGCGGGGCAGATGCTATTGGGTGATGCCGAGCGCATCATCGAAGTGAGCCGGGACATGCTTAATCATGCTCGCTCACTGAAGGGGCAGCTTTCCGGCAAGTTGCGCGTGGGTACCATCCTGACGCCCGAAGTGTTGCGTATGGGGCAATGGTTGCGCGCACTCAAGTCAGATTATCCCTTACTGCAGATTGCAACCTCGCAAGGTGTAAGCGGTGCCGTGCTCAATGCGGTTCGCAAACATGAGGTGGATGCAGGATTCTTTATCGGTCGCAATCCCTATCAGAATGTCCATACCACGCCATTGAGTGAAGAGCGTCTCATCGTTGTGGGGCCAAAAGAGTGGGCGCAACGGCTTGATGGCTGCGACTGGCGCGAATTAGGGCGGCAGCCGTGGGTGGGGGCGAGTCAGTTTTCCATGCTCTCTAAAGTGCACGCTGAAATCTGGCGCGAGCACAACATCACCCCGAAAAAGGTATTCGATATCGATCAGGAGCAAGCCATGCTTGCCTGTGTCGAGGCCGGGCTGGGTCTGTGCGCATTGCGCGAGGATCTGGTCAGGCCGTCAATTGAAGCTGGCCGGACATTTGCATGGGGCGATTCGGGTGCCAGTGTCTGGCTGAGCTTTATCTACCAGGCGGATAGCGAAGGTGACTTGCTGGTGATGGCGCTCAAGCGCACCCTGCAACGTGTGTGGGGCTTGAGTGATCAGGCTGATGTCTGA